The segment CCGAATATTATAATCGCTGGTTTACCGCGTTAATTCATACGAAATCAAATAACACAGAAGGGATTAAAATCACCTTTACGATGGCCGCTCCTCCTCAGAATATTCGAGCTTTGAAAGACAAGTCTGTCCTGGAAATCGTTTGGCCATTAGAAAGGGTCGATCAACTTCCTTTCCAATTCCTGAGGGGAAGATGCCCCTGTGCTGTTTGCGTTAACGAACTTACTGGTGTCCGTATGGTCGGGCCGGAAAATATTGGCAGTGACGTGCACCCTGTGAAAATGGGCTTTTCCGGTAACTATGCTTTAACAGTCGAGTGGAGTGACGGTCATCATACCGGTTTATTTACCTGGGATTACCTCGAAACGATTTCAAACGAATGGCGCGATGCAAACGCCTGATGTTTCTGCAGATCCCCAAAAGTAAATCACACCGACTCTGGTGCGAATCAGAGTAAGCAGAGAATTAATTTATTTATGACGTATGAAGTCGAGTTGAAGTTCGAATTGAAAGATCGCGATGCGATCAGGGTTGCCCTGCAAAAGCTGGGAGCTGTTGAACAGGCTACAGAGGTGCAGCAGGATCATTATTTCAACCATCCTCAGCGAGACTTCGCTCAAACGGACGAAGCGTTTCGCATTCGCTCTAGCGGTGAACAGAATCGAGTCACCTATAAGGGACCAATCCTCGACAGCCAGACGAAGACCCGTAAGGAAATTGAAATCCCCTTTGCTTCAGGTCAGTCAACAGTCACTCAGCTTGAAGAAATGCTTGTCGATCTCGGTTTTAGACCTGTCTACAAAGTGACCAAGACACGAACCAGTTTCTCACTTGAGTGGGAAAATCGGCATCTGGAAATCACTCTCGATCGAGTTAATCAGGTGGGAGACTATCTGGAAATTGAAACGATGACCAATGAAGCGGACCGTGACGAAGGACGCGAGGCGATTTTAAAACTAGCGAAGCATCTCGGATTCAAGCACCCGGAACGACGCTCCTATTTAAGATTGCTTCTAGAAAAACTGGAAATCGATGGTACTGCCGACGTTTGAGTCGACGCTCTAGAGAATTTGGACCATTTGTTCATTGTTTTCCATCAGGTTATTGAAATCGGTAAATGTCGCGGGTAAGATTACGCCTGTACACTGATTTCGGTTGATTATCTAATTGAGATTAGAAGCAGACCGTTATCCATTTGGCGAGCCCGATTTCGCTTTACGTTGGTTCGTTGATTTCCAGCAAATCGACTGAAAGTACGAGATCGAAGTCCTCTGGAGAAATATTTTCTCCAGAGCGGATAACTTTACTCTTTCGCCTCTTCAATCTAAATTCTATGCAGGTCGAGCCCTTCTTTTCATCGCCGGTTCGATTTTTGAACACATAAAAGGAATGAGTCATGGCCAAAGCAAGATCTCGCAAAGCTCCCTCTGCTCCTAAGAACGAGCCTCCCGATACTATGCTGGATAATGCTCTCGGCCAGATCGAGAAAGCATTCGGCAAAGGGTCTATTATGAAACTTTCGGGGTCGGCAGCAGGCCGAATCCCGGGAATTTCAACCGGAGCCCTTTCACTGGACCTGGCTCTCGGTGGCCAGGGGATTCCCCGCGGACGTATCGTCGAATTTTACGGCCCGGAATCAAGTGGTAAAACCACGTTGGCTCTGCATGTCATTGCTAGTGCCCAGAAGACAGGAGGTGTCGCTGCTTTCATCGATGCTGAGCACGCACTTGATCCTACCTGGGCGAAACGACTTGGTGTAAAGCTCGAGGATTTACTGGTTAGTCAGCCCTCTTATGGTGAAGAGGCTCTGCAGATTGCCGAGATGCTGATCAAGTCTAACGCCGTCGATGTGATTGTTATCGACTCCGTCGCAGCCCTGGTTCCCAAGACGGAACTAGATGGCGAGATTGGCGATACGCACGTCGGTTTACAGGCCCGTATGATGAGCCAGGCGATGCGAAAATTGACGGGGGCAATCTCTCGCTCAAAAACCAGCGTAATTTTCATCAACCAGATTCGTGAAAAAATCGGCGTAATGTTCGGAAGTCCGGAAACGACTCCGGGTGGCCGGGCACTGAAATTCTACAGTACATGTCGTATTGATCTCCGTAGAGTCAGCACCTTGAAGGATGGCGACGCAACTGCCGGTATCCGCATGAAAGCGAAGATCGTCAAAAATAAGGTCGCGCCCCCCTTCCGCGTGACTGAGTTCGATATGCTTGTCACCAGCGGTATCAGTTACGAGGGTGATATCATCGACATGGCGGTCGAAGATCGTATTATCAAACAGAGTGGTAGCTGGTTCAGCTACGGCGAAACTCGACTGGGACAAGGTCGCGATCGAGTCCGGGAGTTCCTCAAGGAGAATCCAGAAACAACCGAGGAAATCAGACAGCTGATTCTCGAATTTCGTGGATTTGCTGCCCCTGCAGAGGGAGCTGAGGGGGATTCGGAAGAGGCTACAACTGAAGAAGCCAGTTCTAAGTAGCGACTTCTTGTCAGTATCAGGCACTCAAAAGTTCCCCATAAAGGGGAAGGTCCTTCGGCTTTCCTGAGTTCTCTACTCTCGCTATTACAATTCACGCTGATCCCGGAAGCGAACCCCTTCCGGGATTTTTTTGTCTAAGGCGATAGATCTGTGGATTCTCAGCGTCTGTCTGTGGGCCGAAATAGCTTGCCTGCCCTGTAATTGTTATGATTTCGCATTGGAATCCAGGCCTGTCGCTTGCGAATGACGAAGTCGATACCAACAGGCGAATTCCGAATCGCCCCCAATGTCGCTCAGACGCCTGGTTTCTATCCTTTTTTGATTAACCCTAGTTATTCCTTGAGTTCTAGAACTGACCCATGCTTACCAACGAACTTCGTGAAAAATACCTGGAATTTTTTGAATCCAAAGGGTGTATCCGCCGTCCGTCGGACGTGTTGATCCCCAAGGATGACAAAACGGTACTGTTCACTCCGGCCGGAATGAATCAGTTTAAAAATCAGTTTCTGGGAATCGGTAAGCTCGATTTCACTCGGGCCACGACCTGTCAGAAATGCCTGCGAACGGGCGATATTGAAAACGTGGGGGTAACTGCCTATCACCACACGTTCTTTGAAATGTTGGGTAACTTTTCGTTTGGAGATTACTTCAAACGAGAAGCAATTCACTGGGCTTGGGAGTTTCTGACAGACAAGAAATGGTTGGGGCTCAATGCGGATAAGCTCACCGTCACTGTTTTCCAGGAAGACGATGAAGCTTTCGATATCTGGAACAAAGAAATCAAACTCGATTCCAGTCGTATTCGACGCGACAACGAGTACGAAAACTTCTGGCCTGCTGGAGCTCCTACGGAAGGACCTGATGGAGTCTGTGGTCCCTGTAGCGAAATCTTCTATCATCCCGATAAGGGACAAAAAGAAGTCGAGATCTGGAACCTCGTTTTCACGCAGTTCAATCGAGTAGGCGACCCACCCGACAACTTGCGACCACTGCCGAAGAAAAACATCGATACCGGAATGGGGCTGGAGCGATGTGCCGCTGTCCTGCAGGGAGTCGAATCCAATTTTGAGATCGATACGTTGCGACAGTTGTGTGAAGCTGCTGCGGATACCGTGAAGGTCAAATACGATTTCCATAACCCGGAAGGTCGCGCGATCCGTCGTATTGCCGATCATGTTCGTGCGATTACGATGTGCATCCATGAAGGCGCGGTACCGGGAAGTGACAAGGAAAGCTATGTCATCCGGCAACTGCTTCGCCGGGCTGTTTTGGAAGGTTACCTGTTGGGCCGCGAAACGCCGTTTCTTTCGACGCTTGTGCCCAAGGTGGTCGAGATCATGAAGCAGCCTTACCCCGAACTGACGGAAACAGTTCAGTCCGTATCGGACATTATCCACGAAGAAGAAAGTCAGTTCCTGGATACGGTTGAACGAGGCGTGAATCGGTTTAACCAGATCGTGCAGAAATCAGACGTACAAAGTAGTAAGACGATTTCAGGAGATGACGCTTTCGATCTGCACCAGACATATGGATTTCTGGTGGAATTGACAGTCGCAATGGCCAAAAAGAATGGGGTGGAAGTCGATCGCCTTGCGTTCGAAAACCGGGTCAAAGAACAGAAAAACATTAGCGGTTCTGGCCTGTTTGCTAATTCCGTCATGTCCGCAGGTCCGCTCGATTCAATTCGGAATGAAGCGGGTGCGACTATATTCAAAGGTTATGACTCGTCGACCTGTGAAGCTAAAGTCGTCGGTCTAATTCGCGATGAAAAACAAATTGAAAAAGTTGATTCGCCTAACCATGCCGACCGTGTCGGTGTGATTCTTGATCAGTCACCGTTCTATGGAGAAGCGGGTGGTCAGGTTGGCGATGTTGGGACTTTTTCCAGCGACGATACTCAGTTTGAAGTCGTTGATACTCAGCGGCATGGCGACTTACTGGTTCACATTGGCAAACTGAAAGCGGGTACAATTAAGCTTGGCCAGAAAGTCACCGCGGTAGTCAAAGGCGAACGTCGCGCCGGCATTCAACGGGCTCACTCGGCGACTCACATTCTGCATCATGCATTGCATCAAGTGCTCGGCAAGCACGCGACCCAGCGTGGATCGAAAGTGCAACAAGATGAGCTACGATTTGACTTCGCCCATCGTTCGTCCATGACACGCGAGGAGATTGATCGAGTTGAAGATATTGTGAACCAGCGCATCGCCGAAGGGGCGTCGGTCCACACTCAATTGCTGCCCATTGAAGAGGCACGTAAACTTGGAGCCATGGCTCTCTTCGGAGAGAAATATCCGGATGAAGTTCGAGTCGTGAAAATGGGTGAGTTCAGTACCGAGCTCTGCGGTGGAACGCACCTGACCAGCACTGGTCAGGTGGGGCTCTGTAAGGTGATCAGCGAAGAGCCTGTCGGGAAAGGGGTTCGTCGAATCACGGCCTACACAGGCGAGAAAGCGGTCGAACAGATGCGGCAGTCGGACGAACTGCTGCGGGAGCTGAGTCAGTTACTCAAAACGCCACAGGTCCAGGATCTTCCACAACGTATTCAGACTTTGCAAGATGAACTAAAATCGGTTAAACAGCAATTGGCGGCTCAATCGAAACAGTCTGTATCCGGAGTTCTGGACGAGCTGTTGAGTCAGGCAGAAGAAGTGAACGGCGTGAAGGTCATTACCTATCAACCCGAAAACGCCGATCGTGATATGCTTCGAGAGTTTGCCGATCAACTTCGTGCTTCTCGTACTCCCGTTGCCGTTCTATTGGGAGCGGAAATCGATGGCAAAGTGGCTTTGCTGGCGACGGTCAGCAAAGAGCTGATCAAACAGGGTGTCAAAGCGAACGACTGCATCAAAGTCGCTTCTAAAGTGGCTGGTGGTGGTGGCGGAGGCCGCCCCGATTTGGCCGAAGCGGGAGGCCGTTTTATTGATAAAATCCCGGAAGCCCTGGAAGCAGGTGCCGCGTTCTATAAAGAGCAGCTGGGATAATTCCTTCCTGCTGTTAAATGAAAATGAAGCATAAAAGAACCCGGAAGAGATCCTGATGATTTCTTCCGGGTTGTTATTTTGTGCCTGTGTTTGGATGTCTTACAGCATTCCTTTTTTCTGTAACTCTGACACGACGGTCATGACAATGTTTCGAACGTCGGCGGTCTCATCAGCAGAGCCTTCTCCGACCGGGCATCCGCCAATGGGCTCCTGCGTAAAACCGTGATCGGCCAGAGAGCACTGCAATGTCCGTCGCAAAATGCTGAGGTCTTGCTCTTGGTGTTCTGATCGTGGCTGGCGCCCATGTCCCATGTCGAATCCACGCAGTTTTACCGCTTCTCGGAAGCCATCGGGGAATTCGGCTGAGTAAAGCATGGTGTCGAATAAAGTGACAAGGTCGTATTGAATTTTGCGGGCATCATCCAGTTTGCCGGCGAGCGTCAAGTCGTACAGCTTACGAGTGATTTCGGGAACAACTCCGGAACTCGCGTTGGTTCCTCCGTCACAACCGACCAGGATCATCGGCATCAATGCCGCATCCCAACCTGTCAGAAAGGCGAAGTCCGGCCGATTGGGACGCACTGCCTGGATCATTCGAATCATGTGTGGAAGTTCGCCCGAACTATCTTTGATGGCTGTGATTCGTTCGCATTCGTCAGCCAATCGTTGAACAGTGGGGACATCGATCGGGCTGGCGAACATCGGAATGTTGTACAAGGTCACATCGACGGGAGTATTCCGGCCTATCTCTCGGAAGTAAGCGAAAACGGCTTCCGGTCCAAGCTTGTAATAAAACGGGGCGACAATGGCGACGGCCCGCACACCAAGTTCCGCGTAATATTCACACGCTTTGAGTGTTTCTTTAACATTTGCCTCGGCAGCTCCCGCCAGAATGGGAACCCTGCCCCGTGTCTGATCGGCAATGATGCTGACGATTCGTTTTCGTTCTTCGAAAGTAAAACGAGTGAATTCCCCTGTCGAGCCGTTGGGGTACAGGCCATGGACCCCTTTTTCGATCAACCAGTCGACGTACTTTCGCAGTACTTCTTCGTTGATATCACCCTTGCTGTCGAGCGGAACCAGATTCGGAGTGAAAATTCCCTGGAGACGTTCAGCCATTGTTGAAAACTCATGTAGAATGTGGGGATGCGTGAATGGTCCGACCGGTCAGAATGATGCAAGAAAATGAGCTTCTTTGACCAATTCTGCACGGAACGGAGGTCAGAACTCTCAGTATCTGGCCTCTCATAAATACTTTACCCAGCAAAAGGTGTCGACCGCGAGAGAACCGCAGGAAAACTTTACCTCTCCTGCACAAACTGCCCTAACTTTTTGTCTATTGCTGTTTGTATGGGTTATAAGGGTTCAGTAGCGAGCTGCTGATTCATCTGAAAAGAGTCCCTGCGTTCGCTAAATTGGCTGGTGCGTCGTCTTTTCAGAGGCTTTGGGCCAATGGACGGTTACTTTTGTTCCCTGAGAGGGATGGGAGCTGACCGCGATGGTGGCGTCGTGCAGGCGGGCAATTTGCCAGGCTTTGGAGAGGCCGAAGCCAAGTCCCCGTCCGGCCTGTTGCCCCGAGTAAAACGGATCAAACATATGTAGTTGGTTCAAGTCGGACAGGCTGCTGCCCGGACTGGTAATCTCAATCTGGACTCGACCCTCATAACCAGGACGGTATTCGATTCGCAATATTTTCTCTGTATCATCCGGACTGTGGATCAATCCGTTTTCCAGAAGAGAACAGACGACTTGCTCCAGTTGCGTTCGGTCGGCAAGCAAAAAGTAGTCTTCAGACGAAGCGATCTCGAATGAGATCTCATTTCCAAAACGTGCTTTTAATTTCCGGATGACATCATCGAAAACTTCCCGCAGTGGAACAGATTCAAATTGCGGAACCGGTGGGCGACCGAAAAGCATTAAGTCACCAATCATATCGCGGATTCGCAGAGCTTGAGCTCCGATGTTGGTAAGCATCTCTCGACGTTCCGGATCGGCCTCATTCTTTAAGAGCAGTTGAGCGCGACCGCTTATGGTCGCCAGGGGGTTGTTGATTTCGTGCCCTGCCCCGGCTGCGAATTCTGCCAGGGACTGCAGTTTGAGTTCCTGGAGTTGAACGAGCGATGCCGGACGATGTGCCAGACGGACCTGTTCTAAAAATCGGCAGGTGACTTCGGCTGCTTTTTCGAAATCATCCGATAGAGAAGAGACGGGGATTGCGCAGGCGAGCATTCCCCGGACGGGGCCGGAAATGTGTAGTGGAATGAACTGGAGTTGGTGAAGGTCGGAGGCAGGAAAAAATTCGCCCCATTGTTGTTCCACTAAAGCGAGGAAGTTTTCCGCCCAGTCACTGTCACACGGAAACTTCGTGCCCAATTCCACGATCGATCTCTGTTGATCATAAAAATGAAACCACAGAGACTGCTCCCCCGGACTGGGGGTGATCAGGAGAACGGCGTGGGATGTCGTCTCTTCCCACCAAATTTCCACGACGCGTTGCAGCGCATTTGGGAAATCGAGGGTCGGCATGAGTTGCCAGTATCGCTGGCTCAACCGATTGACGAGACTGGTCTCTGTTGTATTAGACGACGCAGTCGATAGGGTATCGGCGGACAAGGACATGGTCGGCAGGAAACTTTCGATAATCAGCAGATGAAGTCCGCTATGTTAATGAAAAGCAGAGCGCTTGTTGATGGGGGGGCATCCATGACTGCTTCTATTCCTGACTTAATACTCTTGTGTAATATAACAAAAACGTCCCATTCGAAGACTTCGAATGGGACGAATATGTATCGTATTACCGGAGTGGACTCTCTGCAACAGTTGATAAATTGCCTGTTGAAAAAGTCTGTTTGGCAAGGCGTTCCTGTGATCAGGCTGCTTCCACTGGCTCCATATCGAGCAGGTGGCAAACATGTTCAATCAGTTTTTCAATTTCGAAGGGCTTCTGCATAAATTCATTGGCACCCGACTTGATCAATTCCTGAATCTTGTCCGCCTCGACCATCCCGCTAATGCAAATGATTTTGACATCGTCGAGCGTGGAGTCAGATCGAACACGGTGGCAAACTTCTTTACCATTAATGTCCGGCAGCATCACGTCCAGGACGATGATATCGGGATGATATTCTTTCACCATCATTCCAGCATCAAATCCATTGTTCGCCACACGGACCTCGAAACGGGAATCGAGTTCCAGAGCGTCGCGGATCAATTCTACCAATTCCTCGTCATCATCGACAATTAAGGCTTTGCGGCGTCCGCTTTCCAAAGCATCGGTTGGGATGCCATTGTCTTTCATGAACTTAAAGAGAATGTCGCGCGGAATGCGGCGAAAACGGCTACCTGGTACGCGAAAACCCTTCAACTGGCCTGAATCAAAACAGCGAATGATTGTTTGTTGGCTGACCTTGCAAATCTTTGCGGCCTCGCCGGTTGTAAAAACTGTTTTCATGCTGAGTATCCATCCTATGCTATGGCCATCGACGTAGACGGCTGGCCCGTTTAATGTCCTCGTCAACGACACGACGTCGAGGAGGTTCCCTCCTGGAAAACCCGGAAACCCGGCAAGGAGATTTAGCTCACAAACCGTCAAGTTGAGCGATGGCGCTCCCCAAGGTGACGATGGTGAGGACTTGGCTCCTTCCAAATCAATTGCTGGTTTTAACAGGGCTTTCACGGGCCATCCGGGCCGTCAATGAAGAGGATACCCTACCAGTTCTTGGTTCAATTTCAGGGCTATGTCTAACCAATCAATGCAGATTCCGCCGGGGTGGAAGCATGTTCCCCACTGATTTAAGTAACAGCAGTATACGATACAAAGGACTTTCGCTTCGCCCGGAGGGTGTTGATTCAAGATTACCTCTTTTCTCAACACGACCGATTGTATCTAATCTATGGAATCGGTCAACAGGACTTCTCTTCCCCTTATCTTCCCCACTCTACACCAGTTTTCTAGACGCAAACTCCTGCTATTACTAAATCTTGGCTCTGCAATGAATTAAGATGAGCATGCTAATTAGCTGTTGATGCGAAAAAAATGAGGAAAAAAAGTTCTTTACGCGTAAGTGTTTCGATTGAAAATACTTAGGAAGAGTTTCCTCTCATTTGCGGAGATTAGGAGCATCCGTCGAAATTTCAGCAATCGACAGCTGGTGAACGAGGATGGATGCGGGGTTCAGCGAGGCTGCTTTAGATACATCGTCACCACGGCCAAGTCGGCGGGCGTAATTCCACTGATGCGAGAGGCCTGCCCCAAATTGATTGGACGTACCCGATCGAGCTTCTCACGGGCCTCGATTCGTAATTGGGTAATTCCCTTGTAGTTGAGCGCCTCCGGAATTCGAAGCTGTGTGATCTTGGCCTGCTTTTCAACGTCGGCCAACTGGCGGCGGATGTAACCCGAATACTTGGTCTCAATACAGACCTGATCGCGTGCTCGTTCGGAAATCTCCAATTCAGCAAGACGGGGAGAGATCTGACAGAGAGAGGACCAGTCGGCATCCTGACGCCGCAAGCGGTCTTCCAGTGAGTTCCCGTGGTATCGCTCGGTGCGTAGGATTTCGAGAGCATGATCGATCTCGACTTCATACTTCTTAAGTCGAGCTATGCGGTCAGCAGAGGCCAGGCCAATCTCGGCAGCAAGAGGCGTCAAGCGTCGATCTGCATTATCATGACGTAAAAGCAGACGGTACTCGGCACGAGAAGTAAACATGCGGTAGGGTTCGTCGACCCCTTTGGTTACGAGGTCGTCAATTAAAACACCGAGATACGCCTGGTTACGATCAAGAACAAAGGGTTCATCTCCCCGCAGTTTAAGGGCGGCATTGATTCCCGCGATGAGCCCCTGCCCTGCTGCTTCTTCGTATCCCGTGGTCCCATTGAGCTGGCCCGCGAAATACAAACCTTGAACGGCTTTTGTTTCGAGTGTGGGGGTCAACTGAGTTGGTGGAGCGAAGTCATATTCAACAGCATATCCGTAACGCATAATCTCCGCTTTTTCGAGTCCGCGAATCGAATGAATCATCTGGTCCTGAACATCGCGCGGCAAACTCGTCGAGATACCGTTGCAGTAAACTTCTTGAGTATTGCGACCTTCCGGTTCCAGAAAAATCTGGTGCGAGGTCTTATCTGCGAACCGTACGACTTTGTCTTCGATGGAGGGGCAGTAACGGGGACCAGTAGAGTTGATCTGGCCGCTATACATCGGAGCGCGGTGTAGGTTTTCGCGAATGGCTTCGTGAACGGCTTCGTTCGTTTCGGTCAGGAAGCATTCCATTTGCGGCTGAGTGATGCGGTCGTTCATGAATGAGAACGGAACCGGGTTTTCATCTCCAGGTTGTGCCTGGACAACCGAATAATCGATCGTTCGACCATTTATCCGTGCGGGAGTTCCTGTTTTGAATCGTTCGAGTTCAAATCCGAGTTGTCGGAGAGAATCAGATAACGTACCGGTCGTTCCTTCCCCCGCGCGTCCCCCCTGGCTTTTCGCTTCGCCCGTGTGCATGATCGCCTGCAGGAAAGTACCCGTCGTCAGGATCACTGCTGGTGCGTGGTAGATCGCGTCACCACGGACACGGATGCCTTGAATGACATTGTTTTCTACAAGGAGCGTTTCGACGACTTCCTGTCGGAGAGTCAGATTGTCCTGCAATTCCACGCGGTTTTTCATGCTGAACTGATAGGCCTTTTTATCGGCTTGCGCGCGCGGAGAATGCATCGCGGGGCCTTTGCTCAGATTTAACATGCGGAACTGAATACTGTTCTCGTCGATGACGAGCCCCATTTCTCCACCGAGCGCATCGATCTCGCGTACGATCTGTCCCTTGGCGACACCTCCGATTGCCGGGTTGCAACTCATGGCACCGACTGTATCGCAGCTCATCGTTAGTAGAGCGGTTTTCGCGCCCAGGCGTGCGGAAGCAAGCGCGGCTTCAATTCCGGCGTGCCCGGCACCAATCACCAGGGCATCATATTCGTAGGTACTATTTGTCATTTTGAAATGGAACAGAAAAAGTTGTTTAAGTGGGATCGTGTTCAGGAAGAGAGTCTTCAGAAACGGCTATTAGTTCTGGACATGTATGTCGTATTGGATCAGGCATCTCAGGGCAAATTTCCGGTTTTCAAACGCTCTCGCTTGAAACTCGGTTTATATCTGCCATACTCAGTCGAAGCGCCCGATCCAAGTCTGCTGAGCGATTCATAAGGGCTTGGATTAGCGTAACTTACCGAACGATCAGTTAGAACGAAATTTACGGTCCCCTTGAAAGGAAACCCCATGTCAGACGTCCGGACTGCTGCTGTCACTCTTAAAGGAAACCCCGTTGATCTTGCAGGCAAAGCACTGCAGGCAGGCGACACCGCTCCCGAGTTCAAGTTGCAGAACAATGGCTTGGAAGAAGTGACTCTGGCTTCCTCTGCCGGGAAAACCCGTATTATTGCAACGGTTCCCTCATTAGACACCTCTGTATGCCATGCGGAGACCAAAAAATTCAATGATGAAGCTGCTAATCTTGAAAATGCCGAGGTTCTGGTTGTCAGCATGGACCTTCCCTTCGGTCAGAAACGCTGGTGCGGTGCTGAGAACGCCGAAGACATCGTCACACTCAGCGGCCACCAGTCGACTCAGTTTGGTGAAGACTATGGCGTTCTGATCAGCGGTGGGCCTTTGAATCGCTGCCTGGCACGTGCAATCTTCGTTGTCGATGCCGACGGAAAACTGAGCTACGTCGAATACTGTGCTGAAATCGCTGAGCATCCGAATTACGATGCTGTCCTTGCGGCTGCCAAATAATTCAGCTGTTAAATAATTTAGCGGCAATACATGAACCAGTGAAAGCGGAAGCGGGTCCAGTCTTTGGGCTCTCTTCCGTTTTTTATTGGCCTACTAGCCGATGATTATTTCCGAGACGAAACGATCTCTACGTGATCGACAAACCCTGATTACGCCGCCGGTGGTTCCAGACTCAGGTGTTCGTAGGTTTTGCGGGTGAGCATACGACCCCGGGGAGTTCGTTTGATTAATCCGCTACGAAGCAGGAAGGGTTCCACTTCGTCTTCGAGTGTATCGGGAGGAACGTCCATAGTGTGGGCAATTGCGTTTAAACCTGCAGGGCCTCCCGCAAAGACTTCATAAAGTGTGTTTAGGTATCGTCGATCCTGTTCTTCGAGACCGAGGTGATCGATCTCCTGCATCGCGATGGCATCGTTTGCCAGTGACAGGGTGATTTTACCTGAGGTCGATTTCACGACTGCATAATCGCGAATCCAATGTAGCAGGTTGTTCGCTTTTCGCGGGGTCCCCCGGCTGCGAATGGCAATCAGATCGGCGGCGTCTTCAGAAATCGAAGTATTGAGTTTGCGTGCGTTGCGAACGATGATTTCTGTTAAATCAGCGGGTTCGTAAAAGTCGAGATGTTCTCGATTGACGAACCGGTCACGAAGCGGTGCGGTTAACATGCCGCTTCGGGTGGTAGCACCGATGACACAAAACTTCTGAAGACTCATGTTGAGCGTTCGCGCATTGAGTCCATCTCCCAGAGTAATGTCGACCCGATAATCTTCCATTGCCGGATAGATA is part of the Polystyrenella longa genome and harbors:
- the alaS gene encoding alanine--tRNA ligase; this encodes MLTNELREKYLEFFESKGCIRRPSDVLIPKDDKTVLFTPAGMNQFKNQFLGIGKLDFTRATTCQKCLRTGDIENVGVTAYHHTFFEMLGNFSFGDYFKREAIHWAWEFLTDKKWLGLNADKLTVTVFQEDDEAFDIWNKEIKLDSSRIRRDNEYENFWPAGAPTEGPDGVCGPCSEIFYHPDKGQKEVEIWNLVFTQFNRVGDPPDNLRPLPKKNIDTGMGLERCAAVLQGVESNFEIDTLRQLCEAAADTVKVKYDFHNPEGRAIRRIADHVRAITMCIHEGAVPGSDKESYVIRQLLRRAVLEGYLLGRETPFLSTLVPKVVEIMKQPYPELTETVQSVSDIIHEEESQFLDTVERGVNRFNQIVQKSDVQSSKTISGDDAFDLHQTYGFLVELTVAMAKKNGVEVDRLAFENRVKEQKNISGSGLFANSVMSAGPLDSIRNEAGATIFKGYDSSTCEAKVVGLIRDEKQIEKVDSPNHADRVGVILDQSPFYGEAGGQVGDVGTFSSDDTQFEVVDTQRHGDLLVHIGKLKAGTIKLGQKVTAVVKGERRAGIQRAHSATHILHHALHQVLGKHATQRGSKVQQDELRFDFAHRSSMTREEIDRVEDIVNQRIAEGASVHTQLLPIEEARKLGAMALFGEKYPDEVRVVKMGEFSTELCGGTHLTSTGQVGLCKVISEEPVGKGVRRITAYTGEKAVEQMRQSDELLRELSQLLKTPQVQDLPQRIQTLQDELKSVKQQLAAQSKQSVSGVLDELLSQAEEVNGVKVITYQPENADRDMLREFADQLRASRTPVAVLLGAEIDGKVALLATVSKELIKQGVKANDCIKVASKVAGGGGGGRPDLAEAGGRFIDKIPEALEAGAAFYKEQLG
- a CDS encoding DUF971 domain-containing protein; protein product: MAAPPQNIRALKDKSVLEIVWPLERVDQLPFQFLRGRCPCAVCVNELTGVRMVGPENIGSDVHPVKMGFSGNYALTVEWSDGHHTGLFTWDYLETISNEWRDANA
- the cyaB gene encoding class IV adenylate cyclase; its protein translation is MTYEVELKFELKDRDAIRVALQKLGAVEQATEVQQDHYFNHPQRDFAQTDEAFRIRSSGEQNRVTYKGPILDSQTKTRKEIEIPFASGQSTVTQLEEMLVDLGFRPVYKVTKTRTSFSLEWENRHLEITLDRVNQVGDYLEIETMTNEADRDEGREAILKLAKHLGFKHPERRSYLRLLLEKLEIDGTADV
- the recA gene encoding recombinase RecA, which gives rise to MAKARSRKAPSAPKNEPPDTMLDNALGQIEKAFGKGSIMKLSGSAAGRIPGISTGALSLDLALGGQGIPRGRIVEFYGPESSGKTTLALHVIASAQKTGGVAAFIDAEHALDPTWAKRLGVKLEDLLVSQPSYGEEALQIAEMLIKSNAVDVIVIDSVAALVPKTELDGEIGDTHVGLQARMMSQAMRKLTGAISRSKTSVIFINQIREKIGVMFGSPETTPGGRALKFYSTCRIDLRRVSTLKDGDATAGIRMKAKIVKNKVAPPFRVTEFDMLVTSGISYEGDIIDMAVEDRIIKQSGSWFSYGETRLGQGRDRVREFLKENPETTEEIRQLILEFRGFAAPAEGAEGDSEEATTEEASSK
- a CDS encoding response regulator, which translates into the protein MKTVFTTGEAAKICKVSQQTIIRCFDSGQLKGFRVPGSRFRRIPRDILFKFMKDNGIPTDALESGRRKALIVDDDEELVELIRDALELDSRFEVRVANNGFDAGMMVKEYHPDIIVLDVMLPDINGKEVCHRVRSDSTLDDVKIICISGMVEADKIQELIKSGANEFMQKPFEIEKLIEHVCHLLDMEPVEAA
- a CDS encoding dihydrodipicolinate synthase family protein: MAERLQGIFTPNLVPLDSKGDINEEVLRKYVDWLIEKGVHGLYPNGSTGEFTRFTFEERKRIVSIIADQTRGRVPILAGAAEANVKETLKACEYYAELGVRAVAIVAPFYYKLGPEAVFAYFREIGRNTPVDVTLYNIPMFASPIDVPTVQRLADECERITAIKDSSGELPHMIRMIQAVRPNRPDFAFLTGWDAALMPMILVGCDGGTNASSGVVPEITRKLYDLTLAGKLDDARKIQYDLVTLFDTMLYSAEFPDGFREAVKLRGFDMGHGRQPRSEHQEQDLSILRRTLQCSLADHGFTQEPIGGCPVGEGSADETADVRNIVMTVVSELQKKGML
- a CDS encoding ATP-binding protein codes for the protein MSLSADTLSTASSNTTETSLVNRLSQRYWQLMPTLDFPNALQRVVEIWWEETTSHAVLLITPSPGEQSLWFHFYDQQRSIVELGTKFPCDSDWAENFLALVEQQWGEFFPASDLHQLQFIPLHISGPVRGMLACAIPVSSLSDDFEKAAEVTCRFLEQVRLAHRPASLVQLQELKLQSLAEFAAGAGHEINNPLATISGRAQLLLKNEADPERREMLTNIGAQALRIRDMIGDLMLFGRPPVPQFESVPLREVFDDVIRKLKARFGNEISFEIASSEDYFLLADRTQLEQVVCSLLENGLIHSPDDTEKILRIEYRPGYEGRVQIEITSPGSSLSDLNQLHMFDPFYSGQQAGRGLGFGLSKAWQIARLHDATIAVSSHPSQGTKVTVHWPKASEKTTHQPI